Proteins encoded in a region of the Dethiosulfovibrio salsuginis genome:
- a CDS encoding Rpn family recombination-promoting nuclease/putative transposase, with the protein MGQTDLGYKDLFSNKEMVKDLLTGFVKEEWIEELDFSRMDRVSGTYVSDDLRERQDDMVWKIGFRDKWMYIYILLEFQTTVDYWMGVRLLTYIGLLYQDLIKTGAIDKKEGLPPVLPLVLYSGKRRWTAPISLDKLFTKIPLGLDVYQPSFRYFLMDEGRYDDKDLDMPKNLVAALIRMGNSPSIHDLRTVIGELVDWLKLPEHKRIQRSFIVFLRNGLLSKRIPGKDFSDCEDLLEVDTMLAEKVKDWTRAWEKEGLRKGMRRGRRVGIAQGRQEGIVKGREEGREEGREEGREEGREKGLIQTAIKMLDKNMDLAIISELTGLSMEKVEDISRNRDKYTVMLDG; encoded by the coding sequence ATGGGACAAACCGACTTAGGATATAAAGACTTATTTTCAAACAAAGAGATGGTGAAAGATCTTCTGACTGGATTTGTAAAGGAAGAGTGGATAGAGGAACTGGACTTCTCCAGGATGGATCGAGTCTCCGGGACATACGTCTCCGACGACCTTCGGGAAAGACAGGATGACATGGTCTGGAAGATAGGCTTCCGAGACAAGTGGATGTACATCTATATCCTTCTGGAGTTTCAGACCACTGTGGATTACTGGATGGGAGTGAGGCTCCTGACCTATATCGGACTGCTGTACCAGGATCTCATAAAAACTGGGGCTATCGATAAGAAGGAGGGACTCCCCCCGGTGCTGCCTCTGGTGCTCTACTCCGGCAAAAGACGTTGGACCGCTCCGATCTCTTTGGATAAACTGTTTACTAAAATCCCCCTAGGGCTGGACGTATACCAGCCCAGTTTTCGCTACTTTCTTATGGACGAAGGAAGATACGACGATAAAGATCTAGATATGCCAAAAAACCTGGTAGCGGCACTGATCAGGATGGGAAACAGCCCTTCCATTCACGATCTCCGTACGGTTATAGGGGAACTTGTAGACTGGCTTAAACTCCCGGAACACAAGAGAATACAGAGGTCTTTCATTGTTTTCCTGAGAAATGGACTGCTCTCCAAGAGGATACCAGGAAAGGACTTCTCGGATTGCGAGGATTTACTGGAGGTGGATACTATGCTTGCAGAAAAGGTAAAAGACTGGACCAGAGCCTGGGAAAAAGAGGGCCTACGAAAAGGGATGCGCCGAGGACGTCGAGTGGGTATAGCACAAGGCAGACAAGAAGGCATAGTGAAAGGCAGAGAGGAAGGTAGAGAGGAAGGCAGAGAGGAAGGCAGAGAGGAAGGCAGAGAAAAGGGCCTCATCCAGACTGCCATAAAGATGCTGGATAAAAACATGGACCTCGCCATCATCTCCGAGCTCACCGGTCTGTCGATGGAGAAGGTAGAGGACATCTCCCGAAACAGGGACAAATACACCGTAATGCTCGATGGATAA
- a CDS encoding RpnC/YadD family protein translates to MAKKQSSNQGQDDSLWKDLLERFFVPMIQVVLPDMAEDLDHSRPVEFLNKEMTSLALNTEKNPTPKQYVDMLADVPLINGENACILLHVEVQGKGGKEDLPTRMNRYRSILEARYHRPIVGLAIITSPIGEKQSKGLYHWKMYGTEVLYRYSVLNAYEGDVEKLSASANPFDLAHLAAIRAWECRKKGVSKLRYLKELVIILRNRGWQEHEKAQLVTFMEGIVRIYDPDNPQEYLEWIAFLQEEKEAGAMYVSLMERKGIKEGKREGIRRGLERGMQRGIKKGRQEGRQEGVIQAVIKMLEKGTDIQTISNLLDLPLEKVKDISDNREKYAAELEMGK, encoded by the coding sequence TTGGCGAAAAAGCAGAGTTCAAACCAAGGACAGGACGATTCCCTGTGGAAAGACCTTCTGGAGCGTTTTTTCGTTCCCATGATACAGGTCGTCCTGCCGGATATGGCGGAGGACCTGGACCACTCCAGGCCCGTGGAGTTCTTGAACAAGGAAATGACCAGCTTAGCCCTGAACACCGAGAAAAATCCGACCCCTAAACAGTACGTTGACATGCTGGCGGACGTGCCCCTGATCAACGGTGAGAATGCCTGTATACTGCTCCACGTCGAGGTCCAGGGCAAAGGCGGCAAAGAGGACCTTCCCACCAGGATGAACCGATACAGAAGCATACTGGAGGCCAGATATCATCGTCCTATCGTAGGTCTGGCGATAATAACCTCCCCTATAGGGGAAAAACAATCCAAAGGGCTGTACCACTGGAAGATGTACGGGACAGAGGTTCTCTATCGATATTCGGTCCTAAATGCCTACGAAGGAGACGTGGAAAAACTCTCAGCCAGCGCAAACCCCTTCGACCTAGCTCATTTGGCGGCGATAAGGGCCTGGGAATGTCGTAAAAAAGGGGTCAGTAAGCTACGATACCTGAAGGAACTGGTTATAATCCTTAGGAACAGAGGCTGGCAGGAACACGAAAAAGCCCAGCTTGTCACCTTTATGGAGGGCATCGTCCGAATATACGACCCAGATAATCCCCAGGAATACCTGGAATGGATAGCTTTTCTTCAGGAGGAAAAGGAGGCAGGAGCCATGTACGTAAGCCTGATGGAGAGAAAAGGAATAAAAGAGGGAAAAAGAGAGGGCATACGCAGAGGTCTAGAGCGAGGAATGCAAAGAGGCATAAAAAAAGGCAGGCAGGAAGGCAGACAGGAGGGGGTCATTCAGGCGGTCATCAAGATGCTCGAAAAGGGTACAGACATCCAAACAATCTCCAACCTACTGGACCTGCCACTTGAAAAGGTCAAAGACATCTCGGATAACAGGGAAAAATACGCCGCCGAACTGGAAATGGGAAAATAG